The sequence ATCCGACTATTCCTTTTGGAGAAAGTTCGGAAGGTATTATGGACGGAATTGCCAAAGGATTAATAACATTGAGAGAAAAATTTGAAGAGGGGCCTTTTGCCTTAGTAGTAGGGGAAAAAGCTTATAGAAGAATTATCTCGGAAGAATCTTCCTACCCATTGTATAAAAAGATTGAAAAATTAATCGGAGGTAAAATCGTTTATAGCCATGTATTGAACGGAGCAATTTTGTTGCCTTTCAATCATGAGGATTTGGAATTGACTATAGGAAGAGATTTTTCCATAGGGTATCAATCTCACACTAATGAGAAGGTAAAATTCTTTATAACCGAATCCTTTACTTTCAGAGTAAAAGATGAGAATTTGATTGTAAATTACAGCCTATAGAGTTGGAACAATATATTATTTCGGCAATTAAAGGGAAGTGGTAACAATGCGGTGTTACTACTTCCTTTTTTTAAATTCCTCTTCCTCAATAAACATGCAGACAAACACTATACATAGAATTACCGCACTGACTAAGATGGCCTTTTGCCCAAGAATTGAAACCCAGTGTTTTCCTAAAACCGCACCAAGCGTAAATACAAATATAAAACCGTAATAAAAAAAGCTCTTATAAAGCAAACTCTTGTCTTTTTTGTAGACAGAGCTGCAAAGCAGATCTGTGGCAGTACGAAGATTTCCTATACACATAGTGGTAGCCAGAGAATTGTTGTGTATTTTCCTAAAACTTTGAACCTGAATACCACATGCAAGTGAAATCATGCTGTTTGCCAAAAGGTTCATGGAACTGTTCATGAAGGTTACCGCCGTCATAATTATAATTTCTATAATAACCGATAACTGCCTCCAGTGAGGCTTTTTGCAGTTTTTAAAATTGAGACACAGCATTTGAGCGATAAATACTCCGGCAGTAAAGGACATAATCGGAAATAAATATCGGACGGATTCCACATAATTTCCGTCAAAGATATGTATCCCTAAAAGGATGATATTGCCGGTTTGTGCATTTGCAAAAACATGATCCCTGAAAATATATGTGTAAGCGTCCATATAGCCGCCGGAAAAGGCAAGAAGAATTCCGACTATGATGGACTCAGACATCTGCCATTTATATTTTTTATTGCCTTTTTTTTCTATGCTTTGCATCTTCATTTGATATAATACCCTCTTTATACAACCAATACAGGCAGTCTTTATCCTTTATATACTATAGCAAAATGGAAAGTCCATTGCAAGCTATTATGAGTGAAAGATAGAAGAGATGTTATTGAGAAGTCGAAAAAAACAATTGTGAATGCGATATTTGTATTATATAATATATATAGTTGGTTAGAATGGAATTATAATGAAAAGAGGTGCTTTATGGGTGTAAGCTATAAAAAATTATGGAAGTTGTTAATTGATAAGGATATTAAAAAAACTAAAATGAGAGAAAAAGTAGGGATTAGTACAAGTACATTGTCTAAACTAACAAGAAATGAATATGTATCTCTTGATATATTAGTCAGAATTTGTTCTTATCTAAAATGCCAAATCAGCGATATTTGTGAAGTAATATATGAAGAAGATTAAATGGGAAGAGGTGGAAGTGTGAAGAATTTAGAATACAGTGCCGGCATTGTCAGCAAGGGATTTTGGTTTCAGGAGTTTAAAAAATATATAGAGATGTTGAAAGAAGGAAAGACGGCAGCAGAAATCAAAGAGTTCCAGGTAAAAGAAAATATATTTTTGGCTCCGTCTCCGTCTTACGGCAAGAAAATAATCGGAGAGATTTTTAAGCGCACGCAAGCTCTTCCTAAAGATATTATAGAATTGTTTTCTGATCTTAATGTTTCGGATCAAAAGCTTATAAATTTGTTGGGGATTATGTTAACCGACAGGTTATTTTTTGAATATATATATGAAGTTTATAGGGAGAATCTTATCCTTGGGACAAAAAAATTCAAAGACAGCAGTACGCGTATATTTTTAAAAAATAAGTCGGAGCAAAGCAAAAAAGTAGCGGGATTTACGGAACAAACGAAAAAAAGATTGGCCACAGCCTATAAGACCTATTTGAAAGAGGCGAATCTCCTACTGGAAAAGGACGGTATTTTAACATATCATAAACCTATCATGGATTTTCAATTGGAAATTAAAATGAAAAGTCTATCTCTTTATCCATATTTAAAGGCATTGACGGGGGTAATTTAATGAAAGAATCGAAGAAAACATTGGAACAACGTTTAGATCAAATCCAGATAGAAATAGATAAAAAAGATTTCAGAAAAAATAAAGGGATGGGAAATGAGATAGGATATTATATATTTGATTACTCTGAAAGAGAAGAATTAAAGGTCAGAGAATATATCAAGTATTTAAAAGAAAAGAATAATCCTAATATTACTGGGTATAAGTTGTTGGTATATGATTTGTATGATTTGATGATTGATTACATAGAAAAAGAAGGCCTTCTTGAAAAATGTATTAATATGGAGGAAGAATACGGGCTGGAATATTTGATTATTTCTGTAGCGGAATTGTTGAATATGGATGACAGCAGAAATTTTTTTACCGATTATATAGAAGAGAATACTCCCGAAAATGCGGTAGTTTTTATTACAGGAGTTGGTAAGATATTTCCTTTTGTTCGTGCCCATGATATTTTAAACAAATTGAGTCAGGTTTTTGACAGGGCTCCGGTAGTATTGTTTTATCCCGGAAAGTATGACGGTCAGACTTTAATATTGTTTTCAGAATTTGAAGACAATCACTATTACCGAGCGTTTCCGCTGGTTAAATAATGGAGGGGTATTATGCTGATTAAGGATATGTTTGTTAAGCCTATTGATAGGGATATCAAAGGAGTAATAAAAGTTGGACAAGATGACGATGCCAATGTGAAACAAGAGTTGGAAGAATATGTAGTAACAGACGAATTACAGAGGCATTTCAGAGATTTTTTTGAAAGCTATAGAAAAGGAATTAATGGGGATACCGACAAAATGGGAGTTTGGATTTCCGGATTTTTTGGAAGCGGTAAATCCCACTTTTTAAAAATCCTATCATATTTATTGGAGAATAGGAAGGTAAACGGAAAACCGGCTGCAAATTATTTTTTAGATGAAAATAAAATTAAAGATCCCGCAGTTGTCGCCGATATGAAATTGGCTTCATCGATTCCTACTGATGTTATATTATTTAATATTGATTCTAAAAGTGAAACGTCCGGGAAAAAGGGCAAAGATACAATACTTAATGTTTTTTTAAAAGTATTTAATGAAAAATTGGGTTTTAGCACAAATCCCTATGTAGCCGATTTGGAAAGGCAGCTGAATGAGGAAGGGTTATATGAGGTTTTTAAAGAGAAGTATAAAGAAATTACGGGAGATGACTGGATAGAATTCAGGCACAAATTTAGCTTTTTTAAGGACAGGGTAATTAAGACATTGGCGGAAATTAAGTTTATGACCTTGGAAACGGCAAAAGACTGGGCAAGGAGTACAACAAGGCCTTATGAAATAAGTATAGATGAATTTGCTCAAATGGTAAATAAATATTTAAGGTCAAAAGGAGAAAATCATCATATTATTTTTTTGGTTGATGAGATGGGTCAATATATCGGAGATAATACGGATTTAATGCTCAATCTCCAAACAATAACCGAAGATTTGGGAACCGTTTGCCGAGGCAAAGCCTGGATTATAGTAACTTCTCAGCAGGATATAGATTCCGTAACAAAGGTTAAAGGCAGGGATTTTTCGAAAATTCAAGGTCGTTTTGATACGAGGATAAGTTTAACATCTGCCAATGTGGACGAAGTTATTAAGCTCAGGATATTAAAGAAAACGGAAACTGCCAATGAGACCTTATCGGTGCTTTATGAGAATAAAGAAACCATTATCAGAAATCTTATAATTTTTAACGATACTGCTGAAAAAAAACTATATGAAGATAAAAAGGATTTTTGTGAGGTATATCCTTTTATACCATATCAATTTAATCTTTTGGCCAATGTATTGACTTCCATCAGGCAGCATGGTGCCAGCGGAAAGCATTTGTCGGAGGGAGAGCGTTCTATGCTTGCACTGTTTAAAGAAAGTGCGGAAAAACTGATGAACAAAGGAGACGGTACGATTGTACCTTTTAATATATTTTATGATGCCTTAAATAAGTTTTTGGATCACAGTCATTCGGTTGTCATTTCTTGGGCTTTGAAAAATAAGTGTATAAACCCGAATAATGAAGAAGATAATTTTAATGTGAATGTTTTAAAGGCTTTATTTATGATCAAATATATTGATGAAGTTGAAGCAAATGCAGATAATATTACTACTTTAATGGTGTCCGATATAGATGAAGACAGAAGGGCGTTGAAAGAAAAAGTACAGGAAGCTTTGGATATTTTAGTGGATCAAATGCTGGTTCAAAAAAACGGTAATATATATATTTTTTTAACCGATGAGGAACAGGAAATTAACCGTTCGATAGAGAATCAGGATATTGAATTTACCGATTTAATAAGGAAGGTTTCGGAACTCATTTTTGCCGATATTTATTTTGAAGAGAAGGTTAAAGTTGAAAACTTTAAAAACAGATATTCCTTTGGATTTAACAGGTTTGTGGATGACGTACCGTATAAAGGAAATCAGACTTTCGATTTCGGAGTTAAGATAATTACTCCAAGATCGGAATTAAATGGGCAGAGCGATAATTTACGTCTGCTAAGCAGTGCCGGGCCGAATGTCTACGTGGATTTACCTAATGATGCGGGGTTTTTGAATGAGTTGAGTTTGTCCATGAAAATTGAGAAGTTTTTATCCGTTCCGTCTGCTGGTAATATTTCAAAATTTGAGGAAATAAAAGCGGTGAAACGGGAGGAAATGAGGGAACATCAGGGAAGAGCGAAATTATTTTTGCAGGAATCATTAAAATCTGCTAAATTCTATGTTAATGGCGACTTGTTGGAATTAAGCACTAAAGACTTCAAATACAATTTGACGGAAGCTTTGGAACGTATGGTGTCTACGGTTTATCATAAATTAAATTATATTACTCACCCTATGGATGAAGTTGATATATATAATCTGTTTAAATCGGACAATTCCGGTCAGATAACTTTAGGTACTGCTTTGCCTAACGAGAATGCCATAAGGGAAGTATTGGATTATATACGGCTTCGGACCCAAAATCATGCCAAGATTTCATTGAAAGAGATAAAAAACAGATTTAATAAAGCACCTTACGGTTTTATAGATGCGGATACGGAATGGATAATCGCCAAATGTTTTAAAGACGGGCTGATAAGATTTACTTTAAATGGGAGTATGGTTTCTTTATTAAATGAAGCTTCCGAAAGAATCGTCGAATATATTACGAAACGGGTTTATGCCGAGAAGTTTTTAATAGAAGAAAAAGAGATCATATCGGAAAATATGAAAAGAAACTTAAAAAATGTGGCTAAGGAAGTATTTAAAATAACTATTATTACGGAAGATGCAGATACTATGGTGATGGAATTCAATAAACTTGCCAAAGATATGGTTGATAATTTGGAAAAGATATTGCGGGAATACCGAACCGATACCTATCCCGGAAAATATATTGTAATGAGCGGGATTAAATTGATTCAAGGGACTATATTCATGGACAAAGCTGTAGATGTATTTAGATATGTGAAAAACCGTGAAGAAGATTATCTTAATTTTGCAGAGGATTATCTGCCGATAAAGGCTTTTTTTGGAGGGGAACAGCAGGGAATATGGGATAAGACTCAGAAATATATCGATATATTTGAAGAAAGCAGATCTTATGTAATTAATGAAGAAATAGAATCCGTCGTAAAAAGAATGGAAACCATTTTTAAAATGCCTTATCCTTATAACAATATTAAAGATTTGCCCGAACTT is a genomic window of Acidilutibacter cellobiosedens containing:
- a CDS encoding YoaK family protein → MKMQSIEKKGNKKYKWQMSESIIVGILLAFSGGYMDAYTYIFRDHVFANAQTGNIILLGIHIFDGNYVESVRYLFPIMSFTAGVFIAQMLCLNFKNCKKPHWRQLSVIIEIIIMTAVTFMNSSMNLLANSMISLACGIQVQSFRKIHNNSLATTMCIGNLRTATDLLCSSVYKKDKSLLYKSFFYYGFIFVFTLGAVLGKHWVSILGQKAILVSAVILCIVFVCMFIEEEEFKKRK
- a CDS encoding helix-turn-helix domain-containing protein; this encodes MGVSYKKLWKLLIDKDIKKTKMREKVGISTSTLSKLTRNEYVSLDILVRICSYLKCQISDICEVIYEED
- a CDS encoding DUF1819 family protein, which encodes MKNLEYSAGIVSKGFWFQEFKKYIEMLKEGKTAAEIKEFQVKENIFLAPSPSYGKKIIGEIFKRTQALPKDIIELFSDLNVSDQKLINLLGIMLTDRLFFEYIYEVYRENLILGTKKFKDSSTRIFLKNKSEQSKKVAGFTEQTKKRLATAYKTYLKEANLLLEKDGILTYHKPIMDFQLEIKMKSLSLYPYLKALTGVI
- a CDS encoding DUF1788 domain-containing protein; its protein translation is MKESKKTLEQRLDQIQIEIDKKDFRKNKGMGNEIGYYIFDYSEREELKVREYIKYLKEKNNPNITGYKLLVYDLYDLMIDYIEKEGLLEKCINMEEEYGLEYLIISVAELLNMDDSRNFFTDYIEENTPENAVVFITGVGKIFPFVRAHDILNKLSQVFDRAPVVLFYPGKYDGQTLILFSEFEDNHYYRAFPLVK
- the brxC gene encoding BREX system P-loop protein BrxC; its protein translation is MLIKDMFVKPIDRDIKGVIKVGQDDDANVKQELEEYVVTDELQRHFRDFFESYRKGINGDTDKMGVWISGFFGSGKSHFLKILSYLLENRKVNGKPAANYFLDENKIKDPAVVADMKLASSIPTDVILFNIDSKSETSGKKGKDTILNVFLKVFNEKLGFSTNPYVADLERQLNEEGLYEVFKEKYKEITGDDWIEFRHKFSFFKDRVIKTLAEIKFMTLETAKDWARSTTRPYEISIDEFAQMVNKYLRSKGENHHIIFLVDEMGQYIGDNTDLMLNLQTITEDLGTVCRGKAWIIVTSQQDIDSVTKVKGRDFSKIQGRFDTRISLTSANVDEVIKLRILKKTETANETLSVLYENKETIIRNLIIFNDTAEKKLYEDKKDFCEVYPFIPYQFNLLANVLTSIRQHGASGKHLSEGERSMLALFKESAEKLMNKGDGTIVPFNIFYDALNKFLDHSHSVVISWALKNKCINPNNEEDNFNVNVLKALFMIKYIDEVEANADNITTLMVSDIDEDRRALKEKVQEALDILVDQMLVQKNGNIYIFLTDEEQEINRSIENQDIEFTDLIRKVSELIFADIYFEEKVKVENFKNRYSFGFNRFVDDVPYKGNQTFDFGVKIITPRSELNGQSDNLRLLSSAGPNVYVDLPNDAGFLNELSLSMKIEKFLSVPSAGNISKFEEIKAVKREEMREHQGRAKLFLQESLKSAKFYVNGDLLELSTKDFKYNLTEALERMVSTVYHKLNYITHPMDEVDIYNLFKSDNSGQITLGTALPNENAIREVLDYIRLRTQNHAKISLKEIKNRFNKAPYGFIDADTEWIIAKCFKDGLIRFTLNGSMVSLLNEASERIVEYITKRVYAEKFLIEEKEIISENMKRNLKNVAKEVFKITIITEDADTMVMEFNKLAKDMVDNLEKILREYRTDTYPGKYIVMSGIKLIQGTIFMDKAVDVFRYVKNREEDYLNFAEDYLPIKAFFGGEQQGIWDKTQKYIDIFEESRSYVINEEIESVVKRMETIFKMPYPYNNIKDLPELNNKFPNIYNEILDKELEPVKTEICEAEKRVMEVLKQSGLEEIFFEKFTRAFYNLTEKAESCDNVARLNGCRTEADKLKIRFLNEIAKEQERIAEKEKPKKTVEAGRTDKIANPVKKQRNISIRDINPSSSWQIETEEDLEKYLRDLKERLEKEIEEGTILNIEF